Proteins from a genomic interval of Bremerella sp. JC817:
- a CDS encoding DUF58 domain-containing protein, producing MTHHAVLSDDEFLDSRRFLVAAKRLANDLAYGTDPSQFLGSGTEYVQSRLYQSGDPIRSLDWRVMARTGKPFVKQFEATKALPCYLLIDTSASMTVSSLPRSKYGHAVIIATGLALACLDRVSPVGMIAVGSRDLRIRPSLSRDQILTWSHELKKYRFDESTSLTRRITELAPMLVSRAMVIVLSDLHDPGCVGAIRLLAQDHDVCVLQFRDPAEVGQQGTGFIRAREVETGHLYMAKGTQELAKQSAMEQSMKRGGIDHMLIDTGKPYERNLRRFFASRSILGKAQR from the coding sequence ATGACGCATCATGCAGTACTTTCGGACGACGAGTTCCTCGACTCGAGACGCTTCCTGGTCGCGGCGAAACGACTTGCCAACGACCTGGCGTATGGTACCGATCCTTCCCAGTTCTTAGGATCCGGCACCGAATACGTGCAGTCGCGGCTTTATCAGAGTGGCGACCCGATTCGCTCGCTCGATTGGCGCGTCATGGCCCGAACCGGCAAGCCGTTCGTCAAGCAGTTTGAAGCGACCAAGGCGTTGCCTTGCTATTTGCTGATCGACACGTCAGCCTCGATGACGGTCAGTTCGCTGCCGCGCAGCAAGTATGGGCATGCGGTCATCATCGCCACCGGCCTCGCCTTGGCCTGTTTGGATCGCGTGAGCCCGGTCGGTATGATCGCCGTCGGCAGCCGCGATCTTCGGATCCGTCCGTCGTTGTCGCGCGATCAAATCTTGACGTGGTCGCACGAGCTGAAGAAGTATCGCTTCGACGAAAGCACCTCGCTGACTCGGCGGATCACCGAGTTGGCCCCGATGCTGGTCAGCCGGGCGATGGTGATCGTGCTAAGCGATCTGCACGATCCTGGTTGCGTCGGCGCGATTCGCCTGCTGGCGCAAGACCACGATGTCTGCGTCTTGCAGTTCCGCGATCCAGCCGAGGTTGGTCAGCAAGGAACTGGCTTCATTCGCGCTCGCGAGGTCGAAACAGGCCACCTCTATATGGCGAAAGGGACGCAAGAGCTCGCCAAGCAAAGCGCGATGGAACAAAGCATGAAACGAGGCGGCATCGACCACATGCTGATCGATACCGGCAAGCCGTACGAACGCAACCTGAGGCGCTTCTTCGCTTCCCGCAGCATCCTGGGAAAGGCGCAGCGATGA
- a CDS encoding MoxR family ATPase, with translation MSHDPPTSSVTRTAEYISQVRARIGTVVVGQDIVVERLLIALLSSGHLLLQGVPGLAKTLLVSVLSKSISLDFSRVQFTIDLLPSDILGSEILDQRSQEFKVQKGPIFTNLMLADEINRAAPKVQSALLEAMQERKVTLGGENFSLPAPFLVIATQNPVEQAGTFELPEAQLDRFMLCHRLRYPTPEEEIIVLRRNANLGIRREGAGAIAKTEFDVLENEPVGDLEDLIAAMQAVHDVYVSDTFIEHIAAIVEKSRRHPALELGASPRAGISLIKASRARALIHGRDYVTPEDLYALADDVLLHRIRLTYEALADGLTGKMVLEQILSEVGYLPVESNSAVTE, from the coding sequence ATGTCTCATGATCCGCCCACTTCCTCGGTGACTCGCACCGCGGAATACATCTCCCAGGTCCGCGCTCGCATCGGCACGGTTGTTGTTGGTCAAGATATCGTTGTCGAACGTCTGCTGATCGCCCTGCTCTCTTCGGGGCATCTTCTGCTGCAAGGGGTTCCTGGACTGGCGAAGACGCTGCTGGTGTCGGTGCTTTCGAAGTCGATCTCGCTCGACTTCTCGCGCGTGCAGTTCACGATCGACTTGCTCCCTTCCGACATTCTCGGCTCCGAGATTCTCGATCAACGTTCGCAAGAGTTCAAAGTCCAGAAGGGCCCGATCTTTACGAACCTGATGTTGGCGGACGAAATCAATCGCGCCGCGCCGAAAGTTCAGTCGGCCCTGCTTGAAGCGATGCAGGAACGCAAGGTGACCCTGGGGGGCGAGAACTTCTCGCTGCCCGCTCCGTTTCTGGTAATCGCCACGCAGAACCCGGTGGAGCAAGCCGGAACCTTCGAGCTTCCCGAAGCGCAGCTCGATCGTTTCATGCTTTGCCATCGTCTGCGTTACCCGACCCCGGAGGAAGAAATCATTGTTCTTCGCCGGAATGCGAACCTGGGGATCCGCCGCGAAGGTGCCGGAGCGATCGCCAAGACCGAGTTCGACGTTCTCGAAAATGAACCGGTCGGCGATCTCGAGGATCTCATCGCCGCGATGCAGGCCGTTCACGATGTGTATGTCAGCGACACGTTCATCGAACACATTGCGGCGATCGTCGAGAAGTCGCGCCGCCACCCAGCCCTGGAACTGGGAGCGAGCCCTCGTGCCGGCATCTCGCTGATTAAAGCTTCGCGAGCGCGTGCCTTGATTCATGGTCGTGATTATGTAACTCCGGAAGATTTGTATGCGTTGGCCGACGACGTGCTGCTGCATCGTATTCGGCTCACGTACGAAGCGTTGGCAGATGGATTAACGGGCAAAATGGTCCTGGAGCAGATTCTCAGTGAAGTGGGTTACCTGCCCGTGGAATCGAACTCGGCGGTCACCGAGTAG